From a region of the Xanthomonas rydalmerensis genome:
- the putA gene encoding bifunctional proline dehydrogenase/L-glutamate gamma-semialdehyde dehydrogenase PutA — protein sequence MPSASPSPLLSPELPPAPQALRAAITAAWLKDEAEHVRELLEQARLPAADQAKVQALAADLVTRVRARAQDQGAIEAFMRQYDLGSEEGVLLMCVAEALLRIPDQDTADKLIRDKLGDADWKKHMGESDSILVNASTWGLMLTGKLVQINDLTRADVSGAFKRLIGRVGEPVIRLAVRQAMKIMGHQFVMGRTIGEALTRSKKGDNANYRYSFDMLGEGALTMKDAQRYLDAYRQAIHAIGRHFAAQRQQGGGKDAVFAAPSISIKLSALYPRYEHAKRARVMAELVPGVLELAQLAKSYGIGYTVDAEEADRLELSLDIIEATFSDPSLDGWEGYGLAVQAYQKRTPYTIDFLADLARRVGRRIPVRLVKGAYWDAEIKRAQVEGHPGYPVFTRKQNTDVSYLACAKRLFAHSDALYPMFATHNAQTIAAVRAIAGGRDYEHQKLHGMGDDLYAEVIPADRLGVPCRVYAPVGSHEDLLPYLVRRLLENGANSSFVNRITDEDVAIEDLIRDPVEAVSAFASIPHPKIPLPVDLLRSQNHNRKNSMGANLANDNDLRALADQLNTALKPWHAAPLVPGAVIAGDALPVANPADHRQVVGHWKPADAATVEKALSNAAAAYPAWNRTPAASRATILEHAADLLEARMPEFMALCVKEAGKTLPDGVAEVREAVDFLRYYAGQARAQFGAPERLPGPTGESNELQLHGRGVFVCISPWNFPLAIFLGQVAAALAAGNSVIAKPAEQTNLVGHAAVKLLHEAGVPEAVVQFLPGDGATVGAALTRDPRVAGVAFTGSTDTARAINRALAARDAAIGVLIAETGGQNAFIADSSSLPEAVVKDAISSAFISAGQRCSAARVLFVQDDIADKVMTMLAGAMAELKVGDPGLLSTDVGPVIDADALQILTDHAARMDREARPIAVAATDEATAHGSFFAPRAYELQSLAQLQREIFGPVLHVIRWKADQLDAVIDQINATGYGLTLGVHSRIDETIERIASRVAVGNVYVNRNQIGAVVGVQPFGGQGLSGTGPKAGGPHYLLRFATEKVVTVNTTAAGGNASLLTLGD from the coding sequence ATGCCGTCCGCGTCTCCTTCGCCCTTGCTGTCCCCCGAACTCCCGCCCGCGCCGCAGGCCCTGCGCGCGGCGATCACCGCCGCCTGGCTCAAGGACGAAGCCGAACACGTACGCGAACTGCTCGAGCAGGCGCGCCTGCCCGCGGCCGACCAGGCCAAGGTGCAGGCGCTGGCCGCCGACCTGGTCACCCGCGTGCGCGCCCGCGCCCAGGACCAGGGCGCGATCGAGGCCTTCATGCGCCAGTACGACCTCGGCAGCGAGGAAGGCGTGCTGCTGATGTGCGTGGCCGAAGCGCTGCTGCGCATCCCCGACCAGGACACCGCCGACAAGCTGATCCGCGACAAGCTCGGCGATGCGGACTGGAAGAAGCACATGGGCGAGAGCGACTCGATCCTGGTCAATGCGTCGACCTGGGGCCTGATGCTCACCGGCAAGCTGGTGCAGATCAACGACCTCACCCGCGCCGACGTGTCCGGCGCGTTCAAGCGCCTGATCGGCCGCGTCGGCGAACCGGTGATCCGCCTGGCGGTGCGCCAGGCGATGAAGATCATGGGCCACCAGTTCGTGATGGGCCGCACCATCGGCGAGGCGCTGACCCGCTCGAAGAAGGGCGACAACGCCAACTACCGCTATTCGTTCGACATGCTCGGCGAAGGCGCGCTGACCATGAAGGACGCGCAGCGCTATCTCGATGCCTACCGCCAGGCGATCCACGCCATCGGCAGGCATTTCGCGGCGCAGCGCCAGCAGGGCGGCGGCAAGGACGCGGTGTTCGCCGCGCCCAGCATCTCGATCAAGCTCTCGGCGCTGTACCCGCGCTACGAGCATGCCAAACGCGCACGGGTGATGGCCGAGCTGGTGCCCGGCGTGCTGGAACTGGCGCAACTGGCCAAGTCCTACGGCATCGGCTACACGGTCGATGCCGAGGAAGCCGACCGCCTGGAGCTGTCGCTGGACATCATCGAGGCCACCTTCTCCGATCCCTCGCTGGACGGTTGGGAGGGCTACGGCCTGGCGGTGCAGGCGTACCAGAAGCGCACCCCGTACACGATCGACTTCCTCGCCGACCTGGCACGCCGCGTCGGCCGCCGCATCCCGGTGCGCCTGGTCAAGGGCGCCTACTGGGACGCGGAGATCAAGCGCGCGCAGGTCGAGGGCCACCCGGGCTATCCGGTATTCACCCGCAAGCAGAACACCGATGTGTCCTACCTGGCCTGCGCCAAGCGCCTGTTCGCGCACAGCGATGCGCTGTATCCGATGTTCGCCACCCACAACGCGCAGACCATCGCCGCGGTGCGCGCCATCGCCGGCGGCCGCGACTACGAGCACCAGAAGCTGCACGGCATGGGCGACGACCTCTACGCCGAGGTGATCCCCGCCGACCGCCTCGGCGTGCCCTGCCGCGTGTACGCGCCGGTGGGTTCGCACGAGGACCTGCTGCCCTACCTGGTGCGGCGCCTGCTGGAGAACGGCGCCAACTCCAGCTTCGTCAACCGCATCACCGACGAAGACGTGGCCATCGAAGACCTGATCCGCGATCCGGTCGAGGCCGTGTCCGCGTTCGCTTCCATCCCGCATCCGAAGATTCCGCTGCCGGTCGATCTGCTGCGCAGCCAGAACCACAACAGGAAGAACTCCATGGGCGCCAACCTCGCCAACGACAACGATCTGCGCGCGCTGGCCGACCAGCTCAACACCGCGCTCAAGCCCTGGCATGCCGCGCCGTTGGTGCCCGGCGCGGTGATCGCCGGCGATGCCCTCCCGGTCGCCAACCCGGCCGACCATCGCCAGGTCGTCGGCCACTGGAAGCCGGCCGATGCCGCCACCGTGGAGAAGGCGCTGAGCAATGCCGCGGCCGCCTACCCGGCCTGGAACCGCACGCCGGCCGCCAGCCGCGCCACCATCCTCGAACACGCCGCCGACCTGCTGGAAGCGCGCATGCCCGAGTTCATGGCGCTGTGCGTCAAGGAAGCCGGCAAGACCCTGCCCGACGGCGTCGCCGAAGTGCGCGAGGCGGTGGACTTCCTGCGCTACTACGCCGGCCAGGCGCGCGCGCAGTTCGGCGCGCCCGAGCGCCTGCCCGGGCCCACCGGCGAGTCCAACGAACTGCAGCTGCACGGCCGCGGCGTGTTCGTGTGCATCAGCCCGTGGAATTTCCCGCTCGCCATCTTCCTCGGCCAGGTCGCCGCGGCGTTGGCCGCCGGCAACAGCGTCATCGCCAAGCCGGCCGAGCAGACCAACCTGGTCGGCCATGCCGCAGTGAAGCTTCTGCACGAAGCCGGCGTGCCGGAGGCGGTGGTGCAGTTCCTGCCCGGCGACGGCGCCACCGTCGGTGCCGCGCTGACCCGCGATCCGCGCGTGGCCGGCGTCGCCTTCACCGGCTCCACCGACACCGCCCGCGCGATCAACCGCGCGCTGGCCGCGCGCGATGCCGCCATCGGCGTGCTGATCGCCGAGACCGGCGGCCAGAACGCCTTCATCGCCGACTCCTCGTCGCTGCCGGAAGCGGTGGTCAAGGACGCGATCTCCAGCGCCTTCATCTCCGCCGGCCAGCGCTGCTCGGCCGCGCGCGTGCTGTTCGTGCAGGACGACATCGCCGACAAGGTGATGACCATGCTGGCCGGCGCCATGGCCGAACTGAAGGTCGGCGACCCCGGCCTGCTGTCCACCGACGTCGGCCCGGTGATCGACGCCGATGCGCTGCAGATCCTCACCGATCACGCCGCGCGCATGGACCGCGAGGCGCGCCCGATCGCCGTGGCCGCCACCGACGAGGCCACTGCGCACGGCAGCTTCTTCGCCCCGCGTGCCTACGAACTGCAGTCGCTGGCGCAGTTGCAGCGCGAGATCTTCGGGCCGGTGCTGCACGTGATCCGCTGGAAGGCCGACCAGCTCGATGCGGTGATCGACCAGATCAACGCCACCGGCTACGGCCTGACCCTGGGCGTGCATTCGCGCATCGACGAGACCATCGAGCGCATCGCCTCGCGCGTGGCGGTGGGCAACGTCTACGTCAACCGCAACCAGATCGGCGCGGTGGTCGGCGTGCAGCCGTTCGGCGGCCAGGGCCTGTCCGGCACCGGCCCCAAGGCCGGCGGCCCGCACTACCTGCTGCGCTTCGCCACCGAGAAGGTGGTGACGGTCAACACCACCGCGGCCGGCGGCAACGCCTCGTTGCTGACGCTGGGCGACTGA
- a CDS encoding DUF2244 domain-containing protein, translating into MIEMFPFSPEGSGTQLRLRPPRALNARQFVLLFLALAGAMWAVAGLGWLAGNVFAPAFALLHSIVVALALHWSWRGGEREEDIRVGPACVEVTRPNAGTPAFRAHPHWVRLRIEGDDRVVLASSGKQVRVGEFLGPDERRQLAQTLEGLLAAVTGRNR; encoded by the coding sequence ATGATCGAAATGTTTCCGTTTTCTCCGGAGGGGTCGGGTACGCAGCTGCGGCTGCGACCGCCGCGGGCGTTGAACGCCCGGCAATTCGTTCTGTTGTTCCTCGCACTGGCCGGGGCGATGTGGGCCGTGGCTGGGCTGGGGTGGCTCGCGGGCAATGTGTTCGCGCCTGCGTTCGCTCTGTTGCACAGCATCGTGGTGGCGCTCGCGCTGCATTGGTCGTGGCGCGGCGGCGAGCGCGAAGAGGATATCCGGGTGGGTCCGGCCTGCGTGGAAGTGACCCGTCCGAATGCAGGAACGCCAGCGTTCCGCGCCCATCCGCATTGGGTGCGGTTGCGGATCGAAGGCGACGACAGGGTGGTGCTGGCATCCAGCGGCAAGCAGGTCCGGGTCGGCGAGTTCCTCGGCCCCGACGAACGCCGGCAACTGGCGCAGACCCTGGAAGGCTTGCTCGCGGCCGTGACCGGCCGCAACCGATGA
- the coxB gene encoding cytochrome c oxidase subunit II: protein MKQRGGWVQQAVRGGMALAAAMAAPLAWAQSADPKPWQLNMGRGVTQSARNAYDAHMVALWVCVVIGVLVFGAMAYAIFKFRKSKGAVPAQFSHNTKAEIVWTVIPVLILIVMAWPATAKLIAMYDTRDAEMTVKVTGYQWMWRYEYLGENVSFTSRLARSSDRLRQSGAVPTVEHDPHYLLNVDNRLVLPVNTKVRFVITADDVIHAWWVPALGWKQDAIPGIINEAWTSIDTPGVYRGQCAELCGKDHGFMPIVVEAVSKQDFQKWLASRKPAPAAAPAPATPTAAPAAAPATAAPAAAPADAQAPAAPPQARLSRPRSDSHLTVQAA from the coding sequence ATGAAGCAACGCGGCGGGTGGGTGCAACAGGCGGTCAGGGGCGGGATGGCGTTGGCGGCGGCGATGGCCGCACCGCTGGCGTGGGCGCAATCGGCTGATCCCAAGCCGTGGCAGCTCAACATGGGCAGGGGCGTCACCCAGAGCGCGCGCAATGCCTACGACGCGCACATGGTCGCGTTGTGGGTCTGCGTGGTCATCGGCGTGTTGGTGTTCGGCGCGATGGCCTATGCGATCTTCAAGTTCCGCAAGTCCAAGGGCGCGGTGCCGGCGCAGTTCAGCCACAACACCAAGGCCGAGATCGTGTGGACGGTGATCCCGGTGCTGATCCTGATCGTGATGGCCTGGCCGGCCACGGCCAAGCTGATCGCGATGTACGACACCCGCGATGCCGAGATGACGGTGAAGGTCACCGGCTACCAGTGGATGTGGCGCTACGAATACCTGGGCGAGAACGTCTCGTTCACCAGCCGCCTGGCGCGCAGTTCCGACCGGCTGCGGCAGAGCGGTGCGGTGCCGACGGTCGAACACGACCCGCACTATCTGCTGAACGTGGACAACCGGCTGGTGCTGCCGGTAAACACCAAGGTGCGCTTCGTCATCACCGCCGACGACGTCATCCACGCCTGGTGGGTGCCGGCGCTGGGATGGAAGCAGGACGCCATCCCCGGAATCATCAACGAGGCCTGGACCAGCATCGACACCCCCGGGGTGTACCGCGGCCAGTGCGCCGAACTGTGCGGCAAGGACCACGGCTTCATGCCGATCGTGGTCGAGGCGGTGAGCAAGCAGGACTTCCAGAAGTGGCTGGCATCGCGCAAGCCGGCGCCCGCCGCCGCGCCCGCGCCGGCCACCCCGACGGCGGCCCCGGCTGCCGCGCCGGCCACCGCCGCACCCGCTGCGGCGCCCGCCGATGCCCAGGCGCCGGCGGCCCCGCCGCAGGCGCGGCTGTCGCGTCCTCGTTCCGACTCGCACCTGACCGTGCAAGCCGCCTGA